A stretch of the Nitratifractor salsuginis DSM 16511 genome encodes the following:
- the rsmH gene encoding 16S rRNA (cytosine(1402)-N(4))-methyltransferase RsmH: MSTHSSKTSLQTPHIPVLLPEVMESFSSLDEGVLIDCTLGYAGHSSALLEAHPKLKLIGIDRDPEALEFSAQRLAPYRDRVRLEHGSFSERLPSLIDQEPVVGILADFGVSSLQLDKKERGFSFASENLDMRMNPEAPLRAYDVVNGYPLERLEYLFREYGEIRPAGALAAAIVKARANAPISSAQELAELAKTVLRGKGKTHPATQMFQAIRIEVNDELGEIERLLDTLEAKRPAGAIVSLITFHSLEDRLVKNRFRAWSQKCICPPEAIRCTCGGNHALGEMLSRKPRSASKEELRSNPRSRSAKLRSFRFYEGADR, translated from the coding sequence ATGAGCACACACAGCAGCAAAACGAGTCTTCAGACTCCCCACATTCCCGTACTCCTTCCCGAAGTAATGGAGAGCTTCTCTTCGCTTGATGAGGGAGTCCTGATCGATTGCACCCTCGGATATGCCGGACACAGCTCCGCCCTCCTGGAAGCCCACCCCAAATTGAAGCTGATCGGGATCGACCGGGATCCCGAAGCCCTGGAGTTCTCCGCCCAAAGGCTCGCCCCCTATCGGGATCGGGTCCGTCTGGAGCACGGTTCTTTCTCGGAACGGCTTCCTTCTCTGATCGATCAGGAGCCTGTCGTCGGAATCCTGGCCGATTTCGGAGTGAGTTCCCTACAGTTGGACAAGAAAGAGCGGGGCTTCTCCTTCGCCAGTGAAAACCTGGATATGCGGATGAACCCCGAAGCGCCGCTTCGCGCCTACGATGTGGTCAACGGTTATCCCCTCGAGCGGCTAGAGTATCTCTTCCGGGAATACGGGGAGATCCGCCCCGCCGGAGCGTTGGCGGCAGCAATCGTCAAAGCGAGAGCCAATGCGCCCATCTCCTCGGCTCAGGAGCTGGCGGAATTGGCTAAGACCGTCCTACGGGGCAAAGGCAAGACCCACCCGGCCACCCAGATGTTCCAGGCGATACGCATCGAAGTCAACGACGAATTGGGAGAGATCGAGCGCCTCCTCGATACCCTGGAGGCGAAACGGCCTGCCGGAGCGATCGTTTCGCTGATCACTTTCCACTCCCTGGAGGACCGCCTGGTCAAAAACCGCTTCCGTGCCTGGAGCCAAAAATGCATCTGCCCTCCCGAGGCGATCCGCTGCACCTGCGGGGGCAACCACGCCCTGGGAGAGATGCTCAGCCGCAAACCGCGGAGCGCTTCGAAGGAAGAGCTGCGCTCCAATCCCCGCAGCCGGAGCGCCAAACTCCGAAGTTTCCGCTTTTACGAGGGAGCCGATCGATGA
- a CDS encoding SEL1-like repeat protein, giving the protein MEEITKRFEIVRLAVQLGDVRTIEIQCDALRSLSLNEELDEIIELLESRNYRQALYEMKHYTEKVKDEFFEVEAPKAQSPKGAQRASDRAMAGLFDLEPVAETPSREERVLDVEDLLRLSRENRKSTVKEYVPAPTFDLETEEVESEEKATETAAAPQQGSVVSESESDIQVSQEENENVTEESAESRQVEEPAPAEELSSEEPVASPIVERESEAQKVVEEKAASISSSQTAPPGQAGEERYAPIPYIGQKFRNMIHQFPPVEEAERVPAVVEEMQKKIAREGYSESEIEAFLNHYRRYKEEGRKGEAALVLLLAAATESQFAQFLLARELFKGEIIEEDHAEAFTQINTLADQNFPEAICDLAQFYEHGVGIGKDRQLALLLYEEAAEMGVARAARHYQRLKNSRGLKGLLGKVKLPDLPLKLPKKS; this is encoded by the coding sequence ATGGAAGAGATCACCAAACGTTTTGAGATTGTCAGATTGGCGGTTCAGTTGGGAGATGTCCGAACGATCGAAATCCAATGTGATGCACTGCGCAGCCTGAGTCTGAACGAAGAGCTCGATGAGATCATCGAGCTGCTGGAGAGTCGCAATTACCGTCAGGCCCTCTACGAGATGAAACACTACACCGAAAAGGTCAAGGACGAATTTTTCGAAGTGGAGGCGCCGAAGGCACAAAGCCCGAAAGGTGCTCAACGTGCTTCGGATCGGGCGATGGCAGGGCTTTTCGATCTGGAACCGGTCGCTGAAACACCTTCCCGGGAGGAGCGTGTCCTGGATGTTGAAGATCTCCTGCGCCTCTCACGAGAGAACCGGAAGTCCACGGTCAAAGAGTATGTGCCGGCTCCCACTTTCGATCTGGAGACGGAGGAGGTCGAATCGGAAGAGAAAGCGACCGAAACGGCAGCGGCCCCGCAACAGGGATCTGTAGTTTCGGAGAGTGAATCTGACATACAGGTATCGCAGGAAGAGAATGAAAATGTGACGGAAGAGTCGGCGGAGAGCAGGCAAGTCGAGGAGCCTGCTCCGGCCGAGGAGCTGTCGTCGGAAGAACCTGTCGCCTCCCCGATCGTCGAACGGGAAAGTGAAGCGCAGAAGGTTGTCGAAGAGAAAGCCGCATCTATATCATCTTCTCAAACGGCGCCACCGGGCCAGGCGGGAGAAGAGCGCTACGCCCCCATCCCCTATATCGGCCAGAAGTTTCGCAATATGATCCATCAGTTCCCGCCGGTGGAAGAGGCGGAACGCGTCCCCGCCGTGGTGGAGGAGATGCAGAAGAAGATCGCCAGGGAAGGGTACAGCGAATCGGAGATCGAAGCCTTCCTGAATCATTACCGACGTTACAAAGAGGAGGGACGCAAAGGCGAAGCGGCGCTGGTGCTCCTCCTGGCGGCTGCTACGGAGTCTCAGTTCGCACAGTTCCTTTTGGCGCGGGAACTCTTCAAAGGGGAAATCATCGAAGAGGACCACGCCGAAGCCTTTACCCAGATCAATACTTTGGCGGATCAGAATTTCCCCGAGGCGATCTGCGACCTTGCCCAATTCTATGAACACGGAGTCGGCATCGGCAAGGACCGTCAGCTCGCTCTGCTCCTCTACGAAGAGGCGGCCGAGATGGGCGTGGCGAGGGCGGCCCGCCACTATCAACGGCTCAAAAATTCCCGGGGGCTCAAAGGGTTGCTCGGGAAAGTGAAGCTCCCCGATCTTCCCCTGAAACTCCCCAAAAAATCATAA
- a CDS encoding DUF808 domain-containing protein, translating to MASGFFALFDDIASLMDDVAVMGKISAKHTAGVLGDDLAVNADKAAGFPPSRELPVLWAITKGSFLNKLILLPLAFLLSAFAPGVIVPILMLGGLYLAFEGAEKIIEWLFYREEKHEEEEEENADPLEAERKKIRSAIVTDFILSIEIVIIALGTVSDQPLSVQIPVVTLVAFAATIGVYGLVALIVRLDDIGAYLIRMSGDKGFGAALGRLLVAALPKIIKALSIIGTLAMLLVAGGIFLHHIPRLHELFHTWPSLVAELLIGLALGLVVTALLWPIQKLIGFVDKSNATR from the coding sequence ATGGCCAGTGGATTTTTCGCACTATTTGACGATATCGCTTCGTTGATGGACGATGTGGCAGTGATGGGCAAAATTTCCGCCAAGCATACGGCGGGGGTCCTGGGGGATGACCTGGCGGTCAATGCCGACAAGGCCGCCGGTTTTCCTCCCTCCCGTGAGCTGCCGGTGCTCTGGGCCATCACCAAGGGCTCCTTTCTCAACAAGCTGATCCTTTTGCCCCTGGCCTTTCTCCTCAGCGCTTTCGCGCCCGGGGTCATTGTGCCGATCCTGATGCTGGGCGGCCTCTATCTGGCTTTCGAGGGAGCGGAAAAGATCATCGAATGGCTTTTTTACCGAGAGGAAAAGCACGAAGAGGAGGAGGAAGAAAACGCAGATCCCTTGGAGGCCGAGCGCAAAAAGATCCGCTCCGCCATCGTCACCGATTTTATCCTCTCCATCGAGATCGTCATCATCGCCCTGGGGACTGTCAGTGACCAGCCTCTGAGCGTACAGATCCCCGTGGTGACCCTGGTGGCCTTCGCCGCCACAATCGGGGTCTACGGCCTGGTGGCGCTGATCGTGCGCCTGGACGATATCGGCGCCTACCTGATCCGAATGAGTGGAGACAAGGGATTCGGGGCAGCATTGGGGCGATTGTTGGTCGCCGCGCTCCCCAAAATCATCAAAGCCCTCTCCATCATCGGAACGCTGGCGATGCTCCTGGTCGCCGGCGGGATTTTCTTGCATCATATCCCCCGGCTTCACGAGCTCTTTCACACCTGGCCCTCTTTGGTAGCGGAACTGCTCATCGGGCTGGCGTTGGGGTTGGTCGTGACGGCACTGCTCTGGCCTATCCAAAAGCTCATCGGCTTTGTTGACAAATCCAACGCAACACGTTAA
- a CDS encoding type II toxin-antitoxin system RelE/ParE family toxin — protein MGSFPKAGRPAEEFGSGVRKLVYQRYSILYRLESKQITILAIYRENQPRI, from the coding sequence TTGGGAAGCTTTCCCAAAGCAGGACGCCCGGCAGAAGAGTTTGGTAGCGGAGTGAGAAAACTGGTCTATCAGCGCTATTCGATCCTCTATCGCCTGGAATCCAAACAAATCACTATACTTGCAATTTATCGGGAGAATCAGCCCAGGATATAA
- a CDS encoding efflux RND transporter permease subunit, producing MIRRLIAFALDRPVLNHILFLLVMVLALFAYQKIPKEIFPPADLEKISIRGGYPGTSADLLDKMAVQPIEDDLKSVENLGDIDTVIQNGTFSITADIKPGADKQLVLGDVKDVITTVKRDLPPDMDEPIAHVVIHRFPLLLIAISGDTDQARLLEAAKALKSYLSRYKALNNIDIRGDADHEVKIILDEKRLEVYGIPKSLFYQAIQGLASIYPAGTFKRRGNEFYLSTINGEKEAKKLADTILGVGEKRIRLGDVARVRFGLSTPGEISHFNGKANISLNLTKTKEGNAIALSRQIRKDLRTFAKRYPDLIFQVYTDTSIWIKNRINLVSSNIFFGLILVFLALFLSVNWKIAAVVALGIPTSFFIALIGAEMLGYSMNMLTMLGALIALGMLVDEAIVVAENIYRHLEMGKTPKQAALDGAVEMFPAVVTATMTTVFAFLPLLIMSGQLGVFMKVLPVMITILLLSSLFEAFYFLPLHAKELFSFGHRIDHHEPSPFWDRAALLYRRLLLRLLRHKKLSLLVMVSAILLGTWGMLRISKFQLFPAFDASQIYISGKVDVNSKLEETEKTMGRIEKALLKAFKESGDVSSITSIVGIRFNPDQSFESGENLFHIFLNLHERKPQNFFDKYINPWLSLEYDDSDMKRTHSAQEILKKAQQVLKPFKNLKVGSTTPVFEELTAFVPQAGIVGHDIEIGLSADKDKKAIAALRKLEKKLASIPGVLDIADNAKEGPQELKLRVNDYGQKLGFNEGNLVEALRGLFLEAEMDKMFDKKGLVRIRLEAKGKDRNFDIAHLRLNTPDGQHSVLLKEITDFVYKRSMLKIYKENGERVWTVTALTDKKRILPSEVMERITPILQKLRKEGIKVIVKGEEKENRQVKREMGEAAIIAIFLIFIALVWMFNSLVLPLITISVIPLSILGALIGSWLMGINLTMPGVMGMVGLAGVVVNDALIMLDFIRGSRDYDEMVVKAGMRLRPIFLTSLTTVLGLITLIFFASGQALIIQPMAVSLGYGIAWATVLNLIYVPLMYAVVYRVKE from the coding sequence GTGATCCGTCGTCTCATCGCCTTCGCCCTCGATCGGCCGGTACTCAACCATATCCTCTTTCTGCTGGTGATGGTTCTGGCGCTTTTTGCCTACCAGAAGATCCCCAAGGAGATCTTTCCGCCCGCCGACCTGGAGAAGATCTCCATCCGAGGCGGCTACCCCGGAACCAGCGCCGACCTGCTGGATAAGATGGCGGTCCAGCCCATCGAAGACGACCTCAAAAGCGTCGAGAACCTCGGGGACATCGACACGGTGATTCAAAACGGCACCTTTTCCATCACCGCCGACATCAAACCGGGAGCCGACAAACAGCTGGTCCTCGGCGATGTGAAGGATGTCATCACCACCGTGAAGCGGGACCTGCCCCCCGATATGGATGAACCGATCGCCCATGTGGTGATTCACCGCTTCCCGCTGCTGCTGATTGCCATCTCCGGCGATACCGATCAGGCACGCCTCCTGGAAGCAGCCAAAGCCCTCAAAAGCTATCTCTCCCGCTACAAAGCCCTCAACAATATCGACATCCGCGGCGATGCGGACCACGAGGTCAAGATCATTCTCGACGAAAAACGCCTCGAAGTCTACGGCATCCCCAAAAGCCTTTTCTACCAGGCGATCCAGGGGCTCGCCTCCATCTACCCCGCCGGGACCTTCAAACGCCGGGGCAACGAATTCTACCTCTCGACCATCAACGGGGAAAAAGAGGCCAAGAAACTCGCCGATACGATCCTGGGCGTGGGGGAGAAGCGTATCCGCCTGGGGGATGTGGCCCGGGTCCGCTTCGGGCTCAGTACCCCCGGCGAAATTTCCCACTTCAATGGCAAAGCCAACATCTCCCTCAACCTCACCAAGACCAAAGAGGGCAACGCTATCGCCCTGAGCCGCCAGATCCGCAAAGACCTACGCACCTTCGCCAAACGCTATCCCGACCTCATCTTCCAGGTCTATACCGATACCTCCATCTGGATCAAGAACCGCATCAACCTGGTCAGCTCCAATATCTTCTTCGGGCTGATCCTGGTCTTTTTGGCCCTCTTTCTCAGTGTCAATTGGAAGATCGCCGCCGTGGTAGCCTTGGGGATCCCTACTAGCTTCTTCATCGCCCTCATCGGCGCGGAGATGCTGGGCTACAGTATGAATATGCTGACGATGCTGGGAGCCCTCATCGCCCTGGGGATGCTCGTGGACGAAGCGATCGTCGTGGCGGAGAACATCTACCGCCACCTGGAGATGGGCAAAACCCCAAAACAGGCGGCCCTGGATGGAGCGGTGGAGATGTTCCCCGCCGTCGTCACCGCCACGATGACCACCGTCTTCGCCTTCCTGCCCCTGCTGATCATGAGCGGCCAGTTGGGGGTCTTTATGAAAGTCCTGCCGGTGATGATCACCATTTTGCTGCTTAGCTCCCTCTTTGAAGCCTTTTACTTCCTTCCCCTGCACGCCAAAGAGCTCTTCAGCTTCGGCCACCGGATCGACCACCACGAACCGAGCCCCTTCTGGGACAGGGCCGCCCTGCTATACCGCCGGCTCCTTCTACGGCTGCTGCGGCACAAAAAGCTTTCACTCCTGGTGATGGTCAGCGCCATACTCCTGGGAACTTGGGGGATGCTCAGGATCAGCAAATTCCAACTCTTCCCCGCCTTCGACGCCAGCCAGATCTACATCAGCGGCAAGGTCGATGTCAACAGCAAGCTCGAAGAGACAGAAAAAACAATGGGGCGGATCGAAAAGGCCCTGCTCAAAGCCTTCAAAGAGAGCGGAGACGTCTCCTCCATCACCTCCATCGTAGGGATTAGATTCAATCCCGATCAGAGTTTCGAGAGTGGAGAGAACCTCTTTCATATCTTCCTCAACCTCCACGAGCGCAAACCCCAGAACTTCTTCGACAAATACATCAACCCCTGGTTGTCACTGGAGTATGACGACAGCGATATGAAACGGACCCACAGCGCCCAGGAGATCCTCAAAAAGGCCCAGCAGGTCCTCAAACCTTTCAAAAACCTCAAAGTAGGAAGCACGACACCGGTCTTTGAAGAGTTGACCGCCTTCGTCCCCCAGGCGGGGATCGTCGGCCACGATATCGAGATCGGCCTCTCCGCCGACAAGGACAAAAAAGCCATCGCCGCCCTGCGCAAGCTCGAAAAGAAGCTCGCCTCGATCCCCGGCGTCCTCGACATCGCCGACAATGCCAAAGAGGGGCCCCAGGAACTCAAGCTCCGTGTCAACGACTATGGACAGAAGCTTGGCTTCAACGAAGGCAATCTGGTCGAAGCCCTTCGCGGGCTCTTCCTCGAAGCGGAGATGGACAAGATGTTTGACAAAAAGGGCCTGGTGCGGATCCGGCTGGAAGCCAAAGGGAAAGACCGCAACTTCGACATCGCCCACCTGCGCCTGAATACCCCGGACGGACAACACAGCGTCCTGCTGAAAGAGATCACCGACTTCGTTTACAAACGCAGTATGCTCAAGATTTACAAAGAGAACGGCGAGCGGGTCTGGACCGTCACCGCCCTCACCGACAAAAAGCGCATCCTCCCCAGTGAGGTGATGGAGCGGATCACTCCCATACTTCAAAAGCTCAGAAAAGAGGGGATCAAAGTGATCGTCAAAGGAGAAGAGAAAGAGAACCGCCAGGTCAAACGGGAGATGGGCGAAGCAGCTATCATTGCCATCTTCCTCATCTTCATCGCCCTGGTCTGGATGTTCAACTCCCTCGTCCTGCCCCTGATCACCATCTCCGTCATCCCCCTTTCTATCCTGGGGGCCCTGATCGGGAGCTGGCTGATGGGAATCAATCTCACAATGCCCGGCGTGATGGGGATGGTGGGCTTGGCCGGAGTGGTGGTCAACGACGCTTTGATTATGCTCGACTTCATCCGGGGATCCCGTGACTACGACGAGATGGTCGTCAAGGCCGGTATGCGTCTGCGGCCGATCTTCCTGACCTCTCTGACAACCGTCCTGGGGCTCATCACTCTGATCTTCTTCGCCAGCGGCCAGGCACTCATCATCCAGCCTATGGCAGTCAGCCTCGGCTACGGCATCGCCTGGGCCACCGTACTCAATCTCATCTATGTGCCCTTGATGTATGCGGTGGTCTATCGGGTGAAAGAGTGA
- a CDS encoding quinone-dependent dihydroorotate dehydrogenase produces the protein MSLFSYETVKSLLFKLDPETAHSIAGLGLRALPLCPPAWNCMIDRYFVDDPVLHQRLFGRTFRNPVGLAAGFDKNGDYVKGTPALGFGFTEIGTVTPRPQPGNPRPRLFRLVEERSVQNAMGFNNKGAYHMVKRLKRLRFFDYPVGINIGKNKTTPERETLNDYETLFKTFRDYSDYIVINISSPNTPGLRDLQNEAFIREVFRIGTGLTDKPILLKIAPDMSAEQALELCRVAVEAGAAGIIATNTTVDYSLTPNAQKFGGISGTLLTEKSRELFAAIGKEFHDKTLLISVGGIDSAEEAYRRIRMGASLVQVYSLLIYEGPKLIRDINRGLIRLLKADGFSNISEAVGAEWR, from the coding sequence ATGTCCCTCTTTTCTTATGAAACCGTCAAATCCCTGCTCTTCAAACTCGATCCCGAAACCGCCCACAGCATCGCGGGCCTGGGGCTTCGCGCCCTCCCCCTCTGCCCGCCGGCGTGGAACTGTATGATCGATCGTTACTTCGTCGACGATCCCGTGCTGCACCAGCGGCTTTTTGGCCGGACCTTTCGCAATCCGGTAGGCTTGGCGGCGGGATTCGACAAGAACGGGGATTACGTCAAAGGCACGCCGGCCCTGGGCTTCGGCTTTACCGAGATCGGTACCGTGACCCCCCGTCCCCAGCCAGGCAACCCCAGGCCCCGCCTCTTCCGCCTGGTCGAAGAGCGCTCCGTGCAAAACGCTATGGGCTTCAATAATAAGGGGGCTTACCATATGGTCAAGCGCCTCAAGAGGCTCCGCTTTTTCGACTATCCCGTCGGCATCAACATCGGCAAAAACAAAACGACCCCGGAGCGGGAAACTCTGAACGATTATGAAACCCTCTTCAAAACCTTCCGGGATTACAGCGACTACATCGTCATCAACATCTCCTCCCCCAACACTCCGGGATTGCGGGACCTGCAAAACGAAGCCTTCATCCGCGAAGTCTTCCGCATCGGCACGGGATTGACCGACAAGCCGATCCTGCTCAAGATCGCTCCCGATATGAGTGCCGAACAGGCCCTGGAGCTCTGCCGCGTCGCCGTCGAAGCGGGTGCGGCGGGCATCATCGCCACCAACACCACCGTCGACTACTCCCTCACCCCCAACGCCCAAAAGTTCGGCGGCATCAGCGGCACGCTGCTGACCGAAAAATCGAGAGAGCTCTTCGCCGCCATCGGCAAAGAATTCCACGACAAAACCCTGCTCATCTCCGTAGGCGGGATCGACAGCGCCGAAGAGGCCTACCGCCGCATCCGCATGGGCGCGAGCCTGGTGCAGGTTTATAGCCTGCTCATCTACGAAGGCCCTAAACTCATCCGCGACATCAACCGGGGGCTCATCCGCCTGCTCAAAGCCGACGGTTTCAGCAATATCAGCGAAGCGGTGGGGGCAGAGTGGCGCTGA